The Juglans microcarpa x Juglans regia isolate MS1-56 chromosome 2D, Jm3101_v1.0, whole genome shotgun sequence DNA window atcacaCATCATCTACTGCacatcacacataattttttaatttttaatttttttatcaaatatatagtatataaataatgcttaaaaaaattcaattaatttaagaaaaataaaacaaataaaattaaaaaaaattaaaataaatataatgtgcagagatgataaataacaaaactttattactattattattttttgggttaatataCTGTATAACcccattataataataattaaaacgaATTTTCGTAATTTACAGCTTCTCTTAAATTtgtagaaattattttatatattgaaataattttgagaGAAGCCACTGTTTGGGAGCAGCCACTTTGCACACCCTATGTGACATCATCCCAACCATCTATCTGGAGAGAAGAAGTTAGTAGATTgtagtgtgtgcattgtgtACACCATTACAGTGAATACTATATAACACTactcttatatatttaattaagtaatCTAAATTTTCCATGGCTCTCGTCATACAATAATAAAAGAACGGAAAAATTTCAATCCAAAGTTACCAAGTTcttatttaagaaataatttaaatgaattcCTTCCAACTTTAAGGGGATTGTTTGGTCACAGAAGACATGTAGTTTCAGAAGTATGATCTTATATTGACGTGGGAAAAGAGGAAAAGTCCGAGTTCGCACACCAACTCGGGACCAATGCCGACATGTATGACATTCATTTAATGAAACAATACGAATTGAAtgcgaaaataatttttcaagacagaagacattttttttctttcaaaattttttttcttttgttttttttcaataaaaaaaaaactatgttcGCGTTGGTACTCGATTTGGTGCGCCAAACCATTTGAAACTAACAAGCCTCGGGAAAAAATAGCATTACAATACCGACATTACACAAGGAAATTCTGGCATCTGCTTTGGAAGCATTCATGCTGCAatggtgcaaaaaaaaaaaaaaaagaaaaatgaaagatctTTACAACGCATGAAAAATGCTGCTTGCAGAAACCCTGGTCAGATGTAAAGCTCTCGGTGCTATAATGGTAAAGCAACACGATCACCAAAATCCTTGGTGAAAGAAAACATTAGGGCTCTCCAACCATGTTAACACCTTCAGCCATGCTTTGCTTTAGCCAAAAAGTACCTCCTCCGTTTTGGTCGATATGAGTCCAATCTGTGTTTAGTGTCCCACTCGTGGCAGTAGAATTTTGAATGCAACCAAACCCAACAGAACTGATAGGATTGAAATAGTTCCAACACAATCATGTCCATTGCTGAAAAGCTACTGTGCATCCTAATCTCTCAAGATAGCACTTTTCCATCAGCGCTTAAAGAATTAAGCTTTGGCAGCAATTCGGAGACCACCTTCTGTAGCGCAATGTGTTTCAGCTGGTTGTTTGTTCCATTTACGACAACTTTTGAGAGGAATGTAATTTCTTGAGAGTCCAAATTTTCAGGAAGcatttctttccaaaatttaTCATCCTCATTGAGGTCAGCCACCTTCATTAGTTCTATGACTTTCTCCAAGGTTGCTACATTCCTACCTGCACCACAACCCATTGCTGTTGCAGCACCAACTGCATTTGCGATTGCTAATGAACTAACCATGGGCATATTGTGTATGAAACCAAATGCAATAGCAGCCACAAAACTATCTCCACACCCAACAGTGTCAATGACGTTCACCTGATCACATCGCAGCTGATATTAGGTAAGAAAGGAAGATGGAAAAGAGATTCAGACGGATCAGAATCATAGGCCCCATGGTGTGGATGGATCTGGATCTGGacttcttcatatttttggaggAAAAACTATTTTGTACTATTTAGTTAACATAATAGGTTGAAACAAAATATATCAGACAATTGTGTTCAATGCATGTCCAATTCCAACTCTTGGggttttatattattattattttaacaatcTTAACATGATTTGTCACAAAAGCCTTCCACTATGGTGTGACAGCAAGAAAAAcgaaaaatatttacttttatattgatcctgaagaaaaaaaactgaGTGCCCATTATTAACTGAAACTAGAGGCTGTTCTAGGGAGCACAAACACAACGTTCAACAACAGTAATTAACATAGTGGCATCAAATAAGTTCAAAAGAAACTTATGAAACATCACAAGAGAGTGTGCTTGGATTGTAAATAATACCTTGAATGCAGGAGCACAAGATATACTTGACATGGTTATTAAAATTGAACCCCTTGATCCCATCTTAACAATCACCCATTTTGTGCGCACCCCTTTCTTGAGCAACTCCTGTCCTGCTATTATTGGATTTTTTATGCCAGTCAATGCTTCAGCCTGGTAAATCATTGACACAAGGGGACTGGATTAGGAAACAATTATCTAGTTTACTAGAAACAAACACAATTTTGCGTGTTAATTCAGAGATCGAAATCAGAAGGTTCGTTACTACGACGAGAGGCACTCCAAAGAGGTAGTGACTAAAGAAAAAGTTCCTTGTGCTAAGTCATAACTTGTTCCACACCAACATGATTCAATATTTCCATTAAGGCGAGTGGAACTTTACAATCCTAATAAATCAACAGTACAATGTAATCTTTTGGTATTCATTGCAAGGAGTACTCATTAAAATACAATTATCCCATCTATGCAATTAAAAGTCAATCAATTGTGAGCTTCTCAGAAATATCAAAATGCCATAGATATTACCACTCCTGCCCCaatacttggaaaaaaaaaaaaattaggaccATATGGAAACTATCTCAGTATGTTCTGAACAACTGATGAAATTGAGCCAACCCCCACTACCCATCAAAATGAGCCAACTCTTTCAGTCCCACTTACATCAAAATTTGGTTCCAATATAATCACCAAAAGCTTGTGCGGACtaatttctataatttcatGACTCAAATTAACTTAATAGCCACTGCAattaaatcacattaaaaaaCGCAGGTAGAAGTACTAAGAAAGATATGTTAGAAATGACAGAAAGGCTAGAAAAGATAGAATGGCAAAAAAGAAATACATGAGGGTGATCCTGATTAATCAACGAGGTTCTTGACCAATTGGGATAGCTATGTCTAGACACCTGAGTGTTGACTCATTGATATAGACCAACCAAACAGAACGGAAACTACGGTATAATGATCAAGCCATCCACTGATATATGAAATGTGATCAACATCTACCATGCCCACAGATTGCCTAGCCTAACAAAAATGTTTAGCATAATAAGTGACAAACTGACAGAAAGAGGGTTAAGGCATTTTGGACATGCATAAAGAAAACTAATGTCTACAACACAAGGTTCAATGCATTTCAAATTGGAGGCGCTCTAAGGGCGTGAGAACAACCAAAAAGGACTGAAGATCAAGGAATAGATGACAAGAGCGATACTGGCTTTAACCAGAAACAGAAATGATCTTGAGAGAAGAGTGGCAGACTAACATcatattttttgcttttaaaaGAAGTACATTTATTACCACAAGACATTGGAAGTCAAGAGGTACATGGCAACAGAAACTGAAACATGAAAGAACACACAGACAGACAAATAACCCaacaaacaacaacaataacaacaacaaaattaaaagatcatCTCATAACATCAAGCAAAGTTATCAGTCAAACCTCATCAGATGTCAGAAGGAGAACATCACTCATTCTCAAACACTGGCCAAGTGCCCTCTGTTCTTCAGGTGTTCCATTGCAAAGGCTCTTTCCACGTGGTCCTGGATCAAAGAAAATTGATGTGCCAACCTCAACAGCAAACTCTAGAGCTGAGGTAATCAGCTTGGGAGAAAGCTCGTCAAAACCGTAACCATTACAGAAGAGGATCTTTGACTTCTTGACAGCCATCTTTACATCCTCAGATAGTCTGCTCAGCCAACTGAATGCAGGCTCCTTGCTAAAATCAGCTCGACTGATAAACATATTAGGTTCATTCAGATACAACTCGTTGACAAGGGACATGTTCAGGAAGCTTCTCAAAAGCATagaaagtttatatataaatatgagttCAATATTTTACCTGCAAAATCCATGTCTTTGCAAAGGGTCCACTAAAACCCAGCAAAGAAGTGTTTCATAAGAGGCACTGAGATCATCAACAACATCAGTATCTTCACTCATCCCAACGATACTAATTCCCTCATCGCGAAGCACATCTAGGAGGAAATTCCCGTAAAGTTCATTACCCACATGACCAATTGAGACACAACGAAGTCCCAGTCTTGCTGCTGCTATTGCCATATTGCAATTACCACCAGCTTCCCAATATTTCTGTATACGCAAATACCGTATATTCAACGTCCAAAGCATTAGCAGCTGAGGCAAGTGATTAGttttataccaaaaaaaaaaccaacaaacgGTAGAAAATTAACACCCAAAATATTAGCTCCAAGAAACATTCATAATATTcgatacaaatttaaaaaaccataagatttttagatttatatttGTGAATCCTGATTCATCgcattcaaattcaaacatcGTAGTCACATCTGTTTCAACGATTTTAACAAAACAAGCTGAAGATTTAATCAAATCCAgacaaaattaagtttaaacACAACAGTTAAAACCACTTCgattttattttaaggaaaaaaaaaaatacaagtagaAATCCTATGCCCTGAGACACGAAAAATAAATCGATCAATTAGAATTTTGAACACATTTTACATTTACAAGTTTAGTACATACCtctctaaatatttcatttttatgtgTAAAAATGCTTCAAGAATAGAAAGTTAGAAGTTAGAGAATTTGACAACAGAGAACCGAAATCCAAACCTTATCGGGCGGTGAAGCCGATAACCGGTCCATATAAGCCTTGCGGTCATGGAGGTTTTTCGGGGGCAACTTGGGAACGCTGAGCACAATATCTACGCAGAGATTTCCCAAGGTCGCAACGTCTATATCTTTGACTCCGACGCCCCTCAGTTTCCAATCCTGCTGCACGACACCGTTCTTAGAACCGGAGCCGTGCTCCGGGGGAGAGACTTGGATTCCGACGCCTCTGCAACTGAGGACGGATCGCGGGATTGGCGGGATAATGGGGTGGGCCAGCCTAGGGCTCTGAGGGGAAATTGGGAGTAGGGAGGGTCCATGGTAAGGGACTGGGGTTTTGAGAGTTATCAGGTGGAGGAGAGGCATTCAGAGTGGAAGAATAAAGATttaagaaggaagaaagaaacagTGAGTGTCTGTGAGAATCACTGAAGAGGCCTTAAATaactttgcaaaaaaaaaaatactaaaatattattggaattttctttatgggttttagatttgaaaggtttatatcatataaatgcaataataataatgtatgaTGAAAATGGAATGGCTGTGAAGTCTTTCTCCAAAGCAAGTGGAAATGTGGGGATgctcagggaaaaaaaaaaaaaataaataaataaaaaataaaagaaaaagaaattagagaGTGTGGAGGAAtctttgttaatttattttttaaccaagTTTGACAATATTCGATAAATCCttcttttttctaaatataaataatacctGCTAGTTAACAACCcccaccaaaaaagaaaaataaattatacatgtACTTAAAATTTTGGGGGCATGCTATGAAACCATCTCTATATACAAACAGAGCCTAAAAGTTTGTCCACGATCGATTGGAGGTCCAGAGTCAAGACATAAAATGCATATTCTAAAATAGACTTTCATTGCAGCCGTCAATTTAAGAATATGTTCTTTATTCTATGATGGTGGTGGCTGTGAATCTTTGAGATGGAATAACTAACGAAAAGAAATCCAAGTTGCATACCAAATTGAAGGGGTAAGGCTAGCAAAAGCATATATATTCGTTTCTAGCAAGCTCTCTACTCCATCACCCCATTCTTTTGCAGCTTCATATTCCCGTTTCTGGGATATCCGATCCCCCAAAAACTTCAATTCTCTTCCAAACATCTAGAAATGGTGCCTATATTAATAAATCCACCCCCACCTcacctctctctcatcaaaagGTTTGGTTTGTGCTTTCAAACTTTGACCCAATTTTCCTACTTTTGTTTTAGTACTTTCCAATCCAGAATCATCTTTTTCTACCATTCTTTGTCTTTCATCAGCAAACTGTTTTCGATTCAAAAGTTCATATCTGAACCCAAACTTGAATAGAAGATTTGTGCCAAATTGTACCATTAAAACCGTGGCATGCGTAGTAAATCTTATATCAGATTTGCTTACTTCAGAACAAAACATAGGATTGAGAAGCTGATCAACATATATAGCAGCTCATGGTTGATAGCTTAAATTGGTGTTTTTCACTGTACTTTGGGGTTGTCTGACTGCTCCTAAAATTTCCTAGTACACGAACATGCATCAACAAGATTTGCATTTAAGCATCCAACTTCTGGGTTTGAAATTCTTCAAGTAACTTTCCCAGTTCTAATAATAATTCAGTTATGTGCACATGCTCATTGTGACTTGATGTGCATGTACACCAAAATTGGCTTTCTGCCAtttatgcttttgttttttttttttttcctaaacaagcatattatagatatatataacaGTTATAAGATACAAGAGTTACAGAGTGGGAGGTCCCAACATTCATCCTAAACCAACAATACAACataagaatgagagaaaaaaaaaagagggatttGAGGCCAATAACTTAACCCCCCACCCATTTCCCACAAAAGGGAAGCCGCATGAAGCGGTTTTGATATATTCCGATAAACGGACTGTAATACTAGGACCGAAAGTCGCAGTGAAATGTTTTGTGTTGCATCTTGGTGGTCTGAACTGGCTAGTGGAGACTTTCACTACCTCTTTCTCACGATCCTTGGTTATGAGAAGCGAAAACATAGGAAGATAGCAAACGGGAAATGCGTCGAACCGCCGGCAAACGATTTATGCTTCTGTTTGTTTGTACACTTGGTATTCAAGAGGCATAGATTACAAACAATCATAGTATCTAGAATTCAAGAGGCAAATTACAAAAACATGACCATCCAAAAGTGTTCACTGCTAATAGATCATGAAGGAGCTGGTTTAGTGACTTACGGACGTCAACCACAGGATTTCACAGGACAATCTCAGGAGGGGGTTTTCCATTAGACAATTCTTCGAGTCTGTTGATAACATTTTGGGCCAAACTACCATATGCTTTGGAGACTGCAGAATTTGACGCTGCTACAACTACGGGAATACCTTCATCAAAACCTTTCCTAATCTCTAATTCCAATGGTATCTGAACAGTTAGATGCAGACTAATTAGAACAGATTAACATCATTATATATAGTGAGGTGCAATTGCCATCATCAACTACATCGAGTAAGTGCATTCCATCAAATAGCCCGCACCCCGCTATCCCACCCCCGCCTGCTCCACCTCCGCATGGCAGGCAGCACCCCTACCATCAAATATCTTCATTcgtgaagaaaatattaaaacatccTAAAAATATTACCCATAGCgagaattatattttgtgactatctatttatcatttttgagACAATTCTCGTATTAATAATTGGGTTGAATTTATCTATCACAATTGTGGCTATGTTTTATGCCAATATTTGGCTAGTTCTGACCTGGTCAAGGTTTCAATGTTGTAACAGTGTTCTACGGTTCAAGAGATCTTTTAAAGCCAACTATAAAAACTATAAAGCTTTATGATCAGGTAATGAACTATTTTAGATCAAATCTTGCTTCCTTTCCTCAATGACGAGGTtgaattaattactatataccTCACCAACAAACTCCAGGCCCATTTCAGAAGCTGCTTTACGAGTTCCTCCTTTCCCAAAGATGAATGAAGGTTCAAGGTTCACCACAATGTCAATGTGGACACTTAAAAGTAGCTCATTTTCTCTAAGAATCCCCAAAATCTGTCAAAGAAATCataattttcatatcaattATACGGTTATTGGGCTTTACTTCATCGTTCTGCTTGCTTTCATAATCATCAGATAGTACTTAGATAATGCAATTATGCCTCATGCCATTACCCGGTAACATGTGTACTTAACATATGGTAAGCATATTCAAAGCACATGAAGTTGAGATATTGGAACCAATAGGACGCAGGGCCTTTGACCTCCAAACTTGatcaaaacatattataatGCATGAAAAAGGGGAAATCAGCAATGTAGACAACAATCCAACGTGTTAAAGGTTCAAGGGTCTCTGGTagctagaaagagagagacagagacagacagATCATCAACAAAGTAAAATAGAGGAAGTAGAAAACAAGAGATGATCATACAGGAACTTGGACTTTAGAGAACATTTCAACTCCTCTATTAGCATTCATTAATGCCACATCCTAAGGACTTGAAACAATCCATACCCCTGCCAGCAAGTCATTAAACAAGGTTAAAAACAACCAAAGAACGATTTTTCACCAAAATATATCAACAATTCATGTTGAGGAGAGGGAGGGTACTTCAGGGGGTATTTGCAAATCAACGcaatgataatttaaaaaattaccatTTAATGACACAATAACATATCTATGCTAAAAGTAATATAAGAACTAATATCCATAATCAAGTGCCAAGCAAGACAATGGAaaatactagttttttttttttttttcttaagaaattTGCAGGTATTGAGGGAACTAATGTTGGAGCTTGTTCTCCTAGCAGTGGAAAGTATCAGCAAGGCTGAAATATCGACCCATTTCATATTTcgatctcttttcttttatacaaaagaaacgatagaaagaaaaagattatatatctatatgagAGACCTCGAAGCCCCCCTCTCGGATACCAGAAACCTCGAAGCCCCCCCCTCTCGGGTACCGGAAACCTCGAATACCCAAATGTGTAAAGCTTGATTTTATACGTAATCCTAAACCCTCAGTGACAGTGGtggttaattttttattggagAACTGGCCTTGTTGCAAAAGACTGGTCCAACGTTGCTAAGAAAGACCAGAATGAAGTAAGTTTTCATTTCGCGGTTTAAATTACTGTGTTACTGctgcataatttttttctgtTGGATTCCGAGAGTGATTTACTGGGTTTGAGTAGTCCTTAAATTTGTAGAGAAGATAAGATTAAGAAGAGAAGATTTAGTAAATTTTCAAGTCAAAACTGAGACAAAAGTAATCCACAAGCTGAAATACATGACATTGTACTGAGTTCGTCTGGTATGCCCTTTTACCATTTATGCTATAGCTGCTACCATTTATGGCCCTTTATTTCTGAATTCATCGGAGTGTAATATGGCTATCAATTTTGACCATGGCTTGAGATTGTGGTTTGAGATTGTGGCTTGAATTCTTCTAAGATTATTAAGAACTCACTGCAGTAAAAACCGTAAAACAATGACAGAGTATTGAAATGGTATGTAACacaggaagatgatgaagatggaAGCTACAGTACTTCCATTCTTGATAACTTGGATTTTCGAGGAACCCAAAACCTCCCAAAAGAGAATACCGAATTGTTCAGATTTCACATGCCTAATTATAGATTCCTTTTCTCACCTTATTGGTGTGACTCtaacagaaaaattaataaaagaaataaaagaccTTACAATTCCAGCTGATAAAACACAGCGTTTAAGAGTGTTAATTCAAACTACACCGTTTCGCATTATTCTAGATAAAAGTCGTAAACCTGCTGAAACAACACCGCATGCTTCTTCCTCCCGTTCACCGTTTCAACAACATATGAATTGCCCCATTTCCTTTTCTGCTTCTTCATTTACCCTATTCTCCCGAGATTTTTCTTCCCCAAATCAAGATCTCACCTTTatctctcttcttccatggcacTCCTCATCACCCTAACAAAGATATGGCTTCAATTATTCTGAGAATGTGGTGTGAGATTGTGGCATGGACTATGATATTTTGGTGTGAATTCTGCTAATAGTGGTTCTGATTTGTTGATTGTGGTGTCAGATTGTGGCTTGAATTCTTCCGAGATTGTGGTGTAATATGGCTATGATCAATTTTGACTGACTGCATGGATCTTATGAGATTGTGGTGTAATATGGCTACCTGTCAGGCAATTGAAGAAACCAACTAAGTGCCAACTCAAGCCTAGCTGTCATCAGATTTTGTGCCTTCCATGATTCTATgatcagttttttatttatgtaaatattgtttttattgtgattgtaaatttccttttcagttacataatttttgaaatgcCTAAAATTAAAGCTCTCGGGTTGTATAAAAATACAGAACTTGAATAGAAATTTTGTGAGTTTGAAATACAAATTCATAGCAGTGCAATTTctctatatggtatcagaagAGCCATACCTTTACCGAGTATCTTTCCTTCTTGTTTCCTGCGACATGGCTGCCATCCCTGCATCTAATACCGATTCACCCATCATCACCATCAATGCTGCAACCACCATCAATGAAAAACTCACCCCTTCTACCTTTCCTCAGTGGAGGGCTCAATTTGAAGCAGTGCTCACTGGTTATGATCTCATTGATTTTGTCACTGGTGTCAAACAATGCCCTGCTATTGATGAATCGAACTCTGCTGCCTCCAAAGCCGCGAACTCCCACTGGGTTCGCCAAGACAAACTGATTCTCCACACCATTCTTGcttccacctccaccaccattaCTCCCCTTCTTGCTGCATACAAAACATCTCATGAGGCTTGGACAGCACTGACCCTATTATACGCGGGAAAATCAAGAACGCGTGCGATGCAACTCAAGGAGGATTTGACCTTGAGCAACTGTGGAAATCACACCGTTACTGAATTTCTTCAAGCAATCAAAGTGATTGCTGACGAACTCACAATCATCGATCATCCTGTTTTGGATGACGATTTAACTCTTTACATCCTCAATGGATTGGATCCCGAATTTAGAGAAATTGTGGCACCCATTCGTGCCTGTGAGAcatctttgaaatttgaagaaatacaTGATCTTCTTGTAGGTCATGAGAGTTACCTTAGGCGGTTAGAGAATCAAATGGCAGCAACATTCATTCCCACTGCAAATTACTCTCATTGGCAAGGAGGTGCTCCTGGAAATCATAAACTGAGCCTTAAGACTTCCTTCAACAAGCCTCGCAGCAACAATGAGCACAATAAAAAGGGCCTTCCGATTCGGGCTACAGGAAATACAAGCCCAAATGTCAATGGTGTAATCAAGTGGGCCACATGGCCAAAAATTGTCCAAAAATGCCTTCCACTGAATTCACTGCAAACTGTGCTGCATCTTctcaaggaaaaaataaaagtggcTAGTTGATTCAGCGGCTTCTCACAATATGACTACTGATCTTTCTAATCTGTCAATTAATTCTGAATATGATGGTACTGATGAGGTGGTCATTGGTGGTGGATCAGGTTTGCCTGTATCGCATATTGGTTTGTTATCTCTTGCATCGTCTAACCGTGTCTATCATTTACGTGATACCTTTTGTGTTCCCACAATTCAGAAAAATCTCATTTCTGTTCACCACTTTACCAAGCATAACAATCTTTATCTTGAATTTCATCCTACTTATTTTTTGGTGAAGGATCAGATCACGGGGCAACACTACTCAAAGGCGAATGTGAAGATGGAGTGTACCCATTTCCAGAGCATCCACCACAAAACTCCAAACATGCTGTTGCCTATGTTCATGAACGCACTACTGCCGATGGATAGCACAAAAGGCTTAGTCATCCATCGTAAAAAATAGTCCATCATTTAATTCATGCTTTTTCTTTACCAACCAATAAGAATGGACAGTTATTCTTTGTACTTCATGTTCTCAAAATAACGCTCATCGCCAACCATTTAATTCTCATGGTTTCACTAGTACTACTCCCATGGAATTGATTTACATGGATGTTTGGGGTCCATCTCATGAAATTGGTGTTGATGGttcaaaatattatgttatttttgttga harbors:
- the LOC121250527 gene encoding fructokinase-1 is translated as MPLLHLITLKTPVPYHGPSLLPISPQSPRLAHPIIPPIPRSVLSCRGVGIQVSPPEHGSGSKNGVVQQDWKLRGVGVKDIDVATLGNLCVDIVLSVPKLPPKNLHDRKAYMDRLSASPPDKKYWEAGGNCNMAIAAARLGLRCVSIGHVGNELYGNFLLDVLRDEGISIVGMSEDTDVVDDLSASYETLLCWVLVDPLQRHGFCSRADFSKEPAFSWLSRLSEDVKMAVKKSKILFCNGYGFDELSPKLITSALEFAVEVGTSIFFDPGPRGKSLCNGTPEEQRALGQCLRMSDVLLLTSDEAEALTGIKNPIIAGQELLKKGVRTKWVIVKMGSRGSILITMSSISCAPAFKVNVIDTVGCGDSFVAAIAFGFIHNMPMVSSLAIANAVGAATAMGCGAGRNVATLEKVIELMKVADLNEDDKFWKEMLPENLDSQEITFLSKVVVNGTNNQLKHIALQKVVSELLPKLNSLSADGKVLS
- the LOC121249515 gene encoding iron-sulfur cluster carrier protein-like; translated protein: MKKQKRKWGNSYVVETVNGRKKHAVLFQQILGILRENELLLSVHIDIVVNLEPSFIFGKGGTRKAASEMGLEFVGEIPLELEIRKGFDEGIPVVVAASNSAVSKAYGSLAQNVINRLEELSNGKPPPEIVL
- the LOC121249516 gene encoding uncharacterized protein LOC121249516, with translation MAAIPASNTDSPIITINAATTINEKLTPSTFPQWRAQFEAVLTGYDLIDFVTGVKQCPAIDESNSAASKAANSHWVRQDKLILHTILASTSTTITPLLAAYKTSHEAWTALTLLYAGKSRTRAMQLKEDLTLSNCGNHTVTEFLQAIKVIADELTIIDHPVLDDDLTLYILNGLDPEFREIVAPIRACETSLKFEEIHDLLVGHESYLRRLENQMAATFIPTANYSHWQGGAPGNHKLSLKTSFNKPRSNNEHNKKGLPIRATGNTSPNVNGVIKWATWPKIVQKCLPLNSLQTVLHLLKEKIKVAS